In Heliangelus exortis chromosome 18, bHelExo1.hap1, whole genome shotgun sequence, a single genomic region encodes these proteins:
- the TMEM109 gene encoding LOW QUALITY PROTEIN: voltage-gated monoatomic cation channel TMEM109 (The sequence of the model RefSeq protein was modified relative to this genomic sequence to represent the inferred CDS: deleted 3 bases in 2 codons): MEETWGCHPVLSLLLWVPLLGGVTAGDPRGGPGGGVPPPPPDDLLSRLGRATWLTLEGWVGSQPLGLVAESFSATLWLISSGISVALATTCGIVGDLLATAGVTGQWGVGRTVALGPKEVQRVLLWAVATLVASWLLRRLRGLLQPALRWVKLCCFLGAFLHIAASPETPTAQAGMLLALGVLYSLLGGLGGAPQAPPPSAQLEAAVRSLEWKVEELRRRQKWGGPRNREE; the protein is encoded by the exons ATGGAGGAGACCTGGGGGTGCCACCCcgtgctgtccctgctgctctgggtgcCCTTGCTGGGGGGGGTGACAGCGGGGGACCCTCGGGGTGGCCCTGgtgggggtgtcccccccccgccccccgaTGACCTCTTGTCACGGCTGGGCCGAGCCACCTGGCTCACGCTGGAGGGCTGGGTGggctcccagcccctggggctAGTGGCCGAG AGCTTCTCTGCCACCCTCTGGCTCATCTCCTCGGGGATCTCCGTGGCCTTGGCCACCACCTGCGGGATCGTGGGGGACCTGCTGGCCACCGCCGGTGTCACCGGTCA GTGGGGGGTTGGTCGGACGGTGGCTTTGGGTCCTAAGGAGGTGCAGCGGGTCCTGCTCTGGGCTGTGGCCACTCTGGTGGCCTCTTGGCTACTGAGGCGGCTCCGGGGGCTCCTGCAGCCGGCGCTGCGGTGGGtgaagctctgctgcttcctgggGGCTTTCCTGCACATCGCCGCCTCCCCAGAGACCCCCACGGCCCAGGCGGGGATGCTGCTGGCTTTGGGGGTGCTCTACAGCCTTTTGGGGGGGCTCGGGGGGGCTCCTcaggct cccccccccagcgcCCAGCTGGAAGCCGCCGTCCGCAGCCTGGAGTGGAAAgtggaggagctgaggaggaggcagaagtgG GGGGGTCCCCGAAACAGGGAGGAGTGA
- the LOC139804443 gene encoding glycine N-acyltransferase-like protein 3 isoform X1, with translation MCPCPTGGDNDKGQVPHPGCHQAEDTQDNGDPGDFYSNQLSVYYRDEGAWRGLLGDTEAVTWTRAMQIQGMQEGTLEAVQEVTSARGLRLEIFRYRALLCPGLPRPRGQIPPGLRLSPVSPSHVPLLDATWALGGNPRSRRFLRRMLRILPSACLLGPRGRPVSWTLLDPFSCLRHGYTLPAYRGRGLTALPLLALARGLQARGFPVYCWALPQNTPALRALGAVGFVGQPGTFYNLIITPPGLADPPPELKGWDKVAVNPGSY, from the exons ATGTGTCCTTGTCCCACAGGTGGGGACAATGACAAAGGacaagtgccacatccaggctgtCACCAAGCAGAGGACACGCAG GACAACGGGGACCCTGGGGACTTCTACAGCAACCAACTGTCCGTCTACTACCGGGACGAGGGGGCCTGGAGGGGGCTGCTTGGGGACACCGAGGCTGTGACATGGACACGGGCCATGCAGATCCAGG ggatgcaggaggggaCACTGGAGGCCGTGCAGGAGGTGACAAGTGCCAGGGGGCTGCGGTTGGAGATCTTCCGGTACCGGGCACTGCTGTGCCCAGGGCTCCCCCGGCCCCGCGGGCA gaTCCCCCCAGGTTTACGcctgtcccccgtgtccccttcCCACGTGCCCCTCCTGGATGCCACTTGGGCTTTGGGGGGCAACCCCCGGAGCCGCCGTTTCCTGCGGAGGATGCTGAGGATCCTGCCCAGCGCCTGCCTCCTGGGACCCCGCGGCCGCCCCGTGTCCTGGACGCTCCTGGATCCCTTTTCCTGCCTCCGCCACGGTTACACCCTCCCCGCCTACCGGGGCCGGGGCCTCACGGCGCTGCCCCTCCTGGCCCTGGCCCGGGGGCTGCAGGCTCGGGGCTTCCCCGTTTATTGTTGGGCTTTACCCCAAAACACCCCCGCTCTGAGGGCCCTGGGAGCCGTCGGCTTCGTCGGCCAACCCGGGACCTTCTATAATTTGATCATCACCCCCCCCGGCTTGGCTGATCCCCCCCCGGAGCTCAAAGGTTGGGATAAGGTGGCTGTGAACCCTGGCTCCTactga
- the LOC139804443 gene encoding glycine N-acyltransferase-like protein 3 isoform X2, protein MCPCPTGGDNDKGQVPHPGCHQAEDTQVLGAVMTVARGNPAGHQVLVDTWPHFGVVLTRPCPEDNGDPGDFYSNQLSVYYRDEGAWRGLLGDTEAVTWTRAMQIQGMQEGTLEAVQEVTSARGLRLEIFRYRALLCPGLPRPRGQIPPGLRLSPVSPSHVPLLDATWALGGNPRSRRFLRRMLRILPSACLLGPRGRPVSWTLLDPFSCLRHGYTLPAYRGRGLTALPLLALARGLQARGFPVYCWALPQNTPALRALGAVGFVGQPGTFYNLIITPPGLADPPPELKGWDKVAVNPGSY, encoded by the exons ATGTGTCCTTGTCCCACAGGTGGGGACAATGACAAAGGacaagtgccacatccaggctgtCACCAAGCAGAGGACACGCAG GTCCTGGGGGCTGTGATGACAGTGGCCCGGGGCAACCCCGCGGGCCACCAGGTCCTGGTGGACACCTGGCCCCATTTCGGGGTCGTCCTCACCCGCCCCTGCCCGGAG GACAACGGGGACCCTGGGGACTTCTACAGCAACCAACTGTCCGTCTACTACCGGGACGAGGGGGCCTGGAGGGGGCTGCTTGGGGACACCGAGGCTGTGACATGGACACGGGCCATGCAGATCCAGG ggatgcaggaggggaCACTGGAGGCCGTGCAGGAGGTGACAAGTGCCAGGGGGCTGCGGTTGGAGATCTTCCGGTACCGGGCACTGCTGTGCCCAGGGCTCCCCCGGCCCCGCGGGCA gaTCCCCCCAGGTTTACGcctgtcccccgtgtccccttcCCACGTGCCCCTCCTGGATGCCACTTGGGCTTTGGGGGGCAACCCCCGGAGCCGCCGTTTCCTGCGGAGGATGCTGAGGATCCTGCCCAGCGCCTGCCTCCTGGGACCCCGCGGCCGCCCCGTGTCCTGGACGCTCCTGGATCCCTTTTCCTGCCTCCGCCACGGTTACACCCTCCCCGCCTACCGGGGCCGGGGCCTCACGGCGCTGCCCCTCCTGGCCCTGGCCCGGGGGCTGCAGGCTCGGGGCTTCCCCGTTTATTGTTGGGCTTTACCCCAAAACACCCCCGCTCTGAGGGCCCTGGGAGCCGTCGGCTTCGTCGGCCAACCCGGGACCTTCTATAATTTGATCATCACCCCCCCCGGCTTGGCTGATCCCCCCCCGGAGCTCAAAGGTTGGGATAAGGTGGCTGTGAACCCTGGCTCCTactga
- the LOC139804443 gene encoding glycine N-acyltransferase-like protein 3 isoform X3: MLILNCPGQLRNLEETLRRSLPATLPVLGAVMTVARGNPAGHQVLVDTWPHFGVVLTRPCPEDNGDPGDFYSNQLSVYYRDEGAWRGLLGDTEAVTWTRAMQIQGMQEGTLEAVQEVTSARGLRLEIFRYRALLCPGLPRPRGQIPPGLRLSPVSPSHVPLLDATWALGGNPRSRRFLRRMLRILPSACLLGPRGRPVSWTLLDPFSCLRHGYTLPAYRGRGLTALPLLALARGLQARGFPVYCWALPQNTPALRALGAVGFVGQPGTFYNLIITPPGLADPPPELKGWDKVAVNPGSY; the protein is encoded by the exons ATGCTGATCCTAAACTGTCCCGGGCAGCTGAGGAACCTGGAGGAGACCCTAAGGAGGAGCCTGCCTGCCACCCTGCCG GTCCTGGGGGCTGTGATGACAGTGGCCCGGGGCAACCCCGCGGGCCACCAGGTCCTGGTGGACACCTGGCCCCATTTCGGGGTCGTCCTCACCCGCCCCTGCCCGGAG GACAACGGGGACCCTGGGGACTTCTACAGCAACCAACTGTCCGTCTACTACCGGGACGAGGGGGCCTGGAGGGGGCTGCTTGGGGACACCGAGGCTGTGACATGGACACGGGCCATGCAGATCCAGG ggatgcaggaggggaCACTGGAGGCCGTGCAGGAGGTGACAAGTGCCAGGGGGCTGCGGTTGGAGATCTTCCGGTACCGGGCACTGCTGTGCCCAGGGCTCCCCCGGCCCCGCGGGCA gaTCCCCCCAGGTTTACGcctgtcccccgtgtccccttcCCACGTGCCCCTCCTGGATGCCACTTGGGCTTTGGGGGGCAACCCCCGGAGCCGCCGTTTCCTGCGGAGGATGCTGAGGATCCTGCCCAGCGCCTGCCTCCTGGGACCCCGCGGCCGCCCCGTGTCCTGGACGCTCCTGGATCCCTTTTCCTGCCTCCGCCACGGTTACACCCTCCCCGCCTACCGGGGCCGGGGCCTCACGGCGCTGCCCCTCCTGGCCCTGGCCCGGGGGCTGCAGGCTCGGGGCTTCCCCGTTTATTGTTGGGCTTTACCCCAAAACACCCCCGCTCTGAGGGCCCTGGGAGCCGTCGGCTTCGTCGGCCAACCCGGGACCTTCTATAATTTGATCATCACCCCCCCCGGCTTGGCTGATCCCCCCCCGGAGCTCAAAGGTTGGGATAAGGTGGCTGTGAACCCTGGCTCCTactga
- the LOC139804442 gene encoding LOW QUALITY PROTEIN: glycine N-acyltransferase-like protein 3 (The sequence of the model RefSeq protein was modified relative to this genomic sequence to represent the inferred CDS: inserted 2 bases in 2 codons): MLILTCPAQLQRLEGTLRRSLPLALPVYGAVLNINRGNPGDFEVAVDSWPNFGAILARCRKEVPVDDCYRNTQAAFYRDLGAYRELLETPGCLHWDRAFHIFGQQEGVATVSQSIARAKGLELEISEYYTYIHPDPSTIPQPRLDPGIRVGSLNQTHLDLLNQTWPYGGNSRSRQYLGELLSTFPNLCLQDGTTGQPXSWILTDPFGTGTHAYTLPAHRRHGYMRTCLTLAAKKAQTRGFPSFGXTLLNNHPMQEVQEGLGHQRLPGTCHFVLHNPNLGTAGY; this comes from the exons ATGCTGATCCTgacctgcccagcacagctccagcgCCTGGAGGGGACACTGAGGAGGAGTCTGCCCCTCGCCCTGCCG GTCTATGGGGCTGTGCTGAACATCAACCGGGGGAACCCGGGGGACTTCGAGGTGGCCGTGGACTCCTGGCCCAATTTCGGTGCCATCCTGGCCCGGTGTAGGAAAGAG GTCCCGGTGGACGACTGCTACAGGAACACCCAGGCTGCTTTTTACCGGGACCTGGGTGCTTAccgggagctgctggagacCCCCGGGTGCCTGCACTGGGACAGAGCCTTCCACATCTTCG gcCAGCAGGAGGGGGTGGCCACGGTGTCCCAGTCCATTGCCAGGGCCAAGGGCCTGGAGCTGGAGATCTCAGAGTACTACACCTACATCCACCCCGACCCCAGCACCATTCCCCAGCCCCG gtTGGACCCCGGAATCCGGGTGGGTTCCCTCAACCAGACCCATTTGGACCTCCTGAACCAGACCTGGCCCTATGGGGGCAACTCCCGGAGCCGGCAGTACCTGggggagctgctcagcaccttccccaACCTCTGCCTGCAGGATGGGACCACGGGGCAGC TCAGCTGGATTCTGACCGACCCGTTCGGTACCGGAACCCACGCTTACACCCTGCCAGCCCACAGGAGACACGGCTACATGAGGACCTGTCTGACTTTGGCTGCTAAAAAAGCCCAAACTCGGGGGTTCCCCAGTTTCG ACACCCTCCTCAACAACCACCCCATGCAGGAGgtgcaggaggggctgggcCACCAGCGCCTGCCCGGGACTTGTCACTTTGTCCTGCACAACCCCaacctggggacagctggatACTGA
- the POLD4 gene encoding DNA polymerase delta subunit 4: MEQSRLITDSFPRRRRGRAARTPGRHKPKPKLKGSSRDRCGSAPPRPGSPPNPPDQELLEMLRRFDLTWEYGPCTGITRLQRWERAQALGLSPPSPVREALLKHQDNPEVTYSLWHEYPL; this comes from the exons ATGGAGCAGTCCCGGCTCATCACCGACTCCTTcccccggcggcggcggggacGAGCGGCCCGAACCCCGGGCAgacacaaacccaaacccaagcTCAAGGGCTCCTCCCGGGACCGCTGCGGTTCCGCTCCCCCCCGCCCAGGatccccccccaaccccccggaccaggagctcctggagaTGCTGCGGCGTTTCGACCTGACCTGGGAGTACGGCCCGTGCACCG gCATCACCCGCCTGCAGCGGTGGGAGCGGGCGCAGGCGTtggggctgagcccccccagcccGGTGCGTGAGGCCCTCCTGAAACACCAGGACAACCCCGAGGTCACCtacag CCTCTGGCACGAGTACCCCCTCTGA